The proteins below are encoded in one region of Citrobacter enshiensis:
- the aphA gene encoding acid phosphatase AphA, translating into MRKITLALSAVCLLFTLNGPAEALASSPSPLNPGTNVAKLAEQAPIHWVSVAQIENSLTGRPPMAVGFDIDDTVLFSSPGFWRGKKTWSPDSEDYLKNPAFWEKMNNGWDEFSIPKEVARHLIDMHVRRGDSIFFVTGRSQTKTETVSKTLADNFHIPATAMNPVIFAGDKSGQNTKTQWLQSKNILMFYGDSDNDISAARDVGIRGVRILRASNSTYKPLPQAGAFGEEVIVNSEY; encoded by the coding sequence ATGCGCAAGATAACGTTGGCATTGAGCGCCGTTTGCTTATTGTTCACACTAAACGGTCCCGCCGAAGCTCTGGCCTCTTCTCCTTCTCCGTTAAACCCCGGAACCAATGTCGCTAAGCTCGCAGAGCAAGCCCCCATTCACTGGGTCTCTGTTGCACAGATTGAAAACAGTCTGACAGGGCGCCCCCCGATGGCCGTCGGATTTGATATTGATGACACCGTGCTGTTTTCCAGCCCAGGTTTCTGGCGCGGCAAAAAAACCTGGTCTCCGGACAGTGAGGATTACCTGAAGAATCCGGCATTCTGGGAGAAGATGAATAATGGCTGGGATGAGTTCAGCATTCCGAAAGAGGTCGCGCGTCATCTCATTGATATGCACGTTCGCCGCGGCGACAGCATCTTCTTTGTTACCGGACGCAGCCAGACGAAAACTGAAACCGTCTCCAAAACGCTGGCCGATAACTTCCATATTCCGGCAACGGCGATGAATCCGGTGATTTTCGCGGGTGATAAATCAGGCCAGAACACGAAAACACAGTGGTTACAGAGTAAAAATATCCTGATGTTCTACGGAGATTCGGATAACGATATCTCCGCCGCTCGCGACGTGGGGATTCGTGGTGTTCGTATTCTGCGTGCCTCTAACTCAACCTACAAACCGTTGCCGCAGGCGGGTGCGTTTGGTGAAGAAGTGATCGTCAACTCAGAATATTAA